Proteins encoded within one genomic window of Leptolyngbya sp. SIO1E4:
- a CDS encoding pentapeptide repeat-containing protein: MMLWKHGLGRAVAVVTSMVIVYGTVAGMVSIAFRPIGVSESTLLLASTFTLLVGGMIGAIACYSGTQLVISRDATISMLLGLVVNLLVVPTSNRSDIARTIGQAGGLGLLTTSVLAIGLTGLCWHISQLVLADSDQHRLFKRLAIAWSSLGNICFYKADLTGANFAGASLKGADFRGAKLDYVNWRGATGLKWARWGEDQLSDKRVVELLTRDPNGKANYSDVDLSFTDLEGVDLSYLNLSGANFIGAVLRGTNLEGAILRDVRAVGTDFTGARFTGACIENWSIDASTKLQQVDCRFVFLQEFPKPGTNSRDRQPASGEFEPGDFEQLYQTVIDTFELIFRNGLDWKTFQASLDEVRQANPTAHLRMQSVETKGDGYVVVKLRAEGSESKAQLYQEVWQAYLERIRVLEGTYQQAIADKQNQLDDYKAQNQTLLEITRQLAQSSIQRRPATGEAVILSLPQGSLATGFTVLAQVWNAEQTLMRTQIGALPPNPELAQSYQRWRRLYQAQQPLFADSFASDTPTNFSQVEFEQAARQVLTQMNAWLQSPIFLPIDQCLRAVLDPHQPATLTWQVDDVAVQQLPLHCWHFFDDYPNTAITFSFLNTRAVAAHPPQRQRQRVLSVLGIDSGLDVEADKKILESMPDVDACCLVQPTVQQLTETLWQADGWDIFCFSGHSAFEGDRLWLNEQEFLSLDDLKYALRQATQQGLSLSIFNCCQGLQLARQFANVASTGVIVMREPVPDKVAQIFLQYLLAGLQTEMTTAHALKKACEQLQGLEMDFPYTTWLPLFIAHL, translated from the coding sequence ATGATGCTTTGGAAGCATGGGTTGGGTAGGGCTGTCGCGGTTGTGACTAGCATGGTCATCGTTTACGGAACAGTTGCCGGTATGGTGTCGATCGCCTTCAGACCAATAGGTGTCAGTGAGAGCACGCTGCTATTGGCCTCTACTTTCACGCTTTTGGTTGGTGGCATGATTGGCGCGATCGCTTGCTACTCAGGAACTCAATTAGTGATCAGTCGGGACGCAACAATCTCAATGCTTCTCGGTTTAGTTGTCAACCTGCTCGTGGTACCGACAAGTAACCGCAGCGACATTGCGAGAACGATTGGTCAGGCAGGTGGGCTAGGCTTGCTGACCACCTCCGTCCTTGCCATAGGACTAACTGGGTTGTGCTGGCACATCAGCCAGCTAGTATTGGCAGATTCTGATCAGCATAGGCTGTTCAAAAGACTGGCGATCGCGTGGTCATCGCTCGGGAATATTTGCTTCTACAAAGCTGATCTCACGGGTGCTAATTTCGCTGGAGCAAGTCTTAAAGGGGCTGATTTCCGTGGGGCTAAGCTGGACTATGTGAACTGGCGAGGAGCTACCGGATTGAAATGGGCTCGTTGGGGAGAAGACCAATTATCGGACAAAAGAGTGGTTGAGCTCTTAACCCGAGATCCAAACGGAAAAGCGAATTACAGTGATGTCGATCTGAGTTTCACAGATTTAGAGGGCGTTGATTTAAGCTATTTGAATCTTTCAGGAGCCAATTTCATTGGGGCTGTTTTGCGAGGCACCAATTTGGAAGGTGCAATTCTTCGGGACGTTCGAGCAGTGGGGACTGACTTCACGGGTGCTCGTTTCACCGGTGCCTGCATAGAAAATTGGAGCATCGATGCTTCTACAAAGCTGCAACAGGTGGATTGCCGGTTTGTGTTTTTGCAGGAATTTCCCAAGCCTGGGACGAATAGTCGCGATCGCCAACCGGCTAGCGGCGAATTTGAACCGGGTGATTTTGAACAGTTGTATCAAACCGTCATTGATACCTTTGAGCTAATCTTCCGCAATGGCCTTGACTGGAAAACCTTTCAGGCCTCCTTGGATGAGGTCAGGCAGGCTAACCCCACAGCTCACCTGCGGATGCAGAGTGTCGAGACGAAGGGCGATGGGTATGTCGTGGTCAAACTTAGGGCAGAAGGCAGCGAGAGCAAAGCCCAACTGTACCAAGAGGTATGGCAAGCTTATCTCGAACGCATCAGAGTCCTTGAGGGAACCTATCAGCAAGCGATCGCGGATAAGCAAAATCAGCTAGATGACTATAAGGCTCAAAACCAAACCTTATTGGAAATCACCCGTCAGCTAGCCCAGTCCTCAATCCAGCGACGTCCGGCGACGGGGGAAGCCGTTATCTTGTCGCTTCCCCAGGGCAGCTTAGCCACAGGATTCACTGTTTTGGCTCAGGTCTGGAATGCGGAACAGACTTTGATGCGGACTCAGATCGGGGCATTGCCGCCTAATCCAGAACTGGCCCAGTCTTATCAACGGTGGCGGCGGCTCTACCAGGCTCAGCAACCGCTCTTTGCCGATAGTTTTGCCTCTGACACGCCAACCAACTTCTCTCAAGTTGAATTTGAGCAGGCAGCCCGTCAAGTCTTGACACAAATGAATGCCTGGTTGCAATCTCCAATCTTTCTCCCCATCGATCAGTGTTTACGGGCAGTACTCGATCCCCATCAGCCTGCCACCCTCACCTGGCAAGTCGATGATGTCGCGGTGCAGCAGCTCCCTCTACACTGCTGGCATTTTTTTGATGATTACCCCAACACCGCCATCACGTTCAGCTTTTTGAATACCCGTGCGGTTGCCGCTCACCCGCCACAACGTCAGCGACAACGGGTACTGTCAGTTTTGGGCATAGATAGTGGTTTGGATGTAGAGGCCGACAAAAAAATTCTAGAGTCCATGCCAGACGTAGATGCTTGCTGCCTGGTGCAACCGACTGTACAACAACTCACCGAAACGCTTTGGCAGGCTGATGGTTGGGATATCTTTTGCTTTTCAGGACACAGTGCCTTTGAGGGCGATCGGCTCTGGCTTAACGAGCAAGAATTTCTCAGCTTAGATGACCTGAAATATGCCCTTCGACAAGCCACCCAGCAGGGATTATCGCTCTCCATTTTTAACTGCTGCCAGGGGCTTCAACTGGCTCGACAGTTTGCCAACGTTGCCTCCACGGGTGTTATCGTCATGCGAGAGCCAGTGCCAGATAAAGTAGCACAGATATTTTTGCAGTATTTGTTAGCAGGTCTTCAAACTGAAATGACAACTGCCCACGCGCTAAAGAAAGCATGTGAGCAGTTGCAGGGGCTAGAAATGGATTTTCCTTATACGACTTGGTTACCGCTTTTCATAGCACACCTATAG
- a CDS encoding DUF1036 domain-containing protein — protein MKVRNWLYALLAVGGFTAVGQVPARADIFGRACNETEETVYVAVGFLADRDCPGKVYCHDWVSEGWWVLEPGSCSVIRTDADIANNNRGYVHAYSSRYTWSDPGASFCTGSSPFTIYQDGSSQSCSRDYPVNSFIQIDTRPDDRFAFNLEIGGWISWRTW, from the coding sequence ATGAAAGTAAGGAACTGGCTCTATGCTTTATTGGCGGTTGGTGGCTTTACAGCTGTGGGTCAAGTTCCAGCACGTGCAGATATTTTTGGTCGTGCGTGCAATGAGACTGAGGAGACTGTATATGTTGCTGTCGGATTTCTTGCAGATCGTGATTGTCCCGGCAAAGTGTACTGTCACGATTGGGTGTCAGAAGGTTGGTGGGTTTTAGAACCAGGAAGCTGCTCTGTCATCCGCACTGATGCAGATATTGCAAACAACAATAGAGGATATGTGCATGCCTACTCCTCAAGGTATACCTGGAGCGATCCGGGTGCCTCATTTTGCACTGGTAGCAGTCCCTTCACCATCTATCAAGATGGGAGTTCTCAAAGCTGTTCGCGTGATTATCCTGTTAACTCTTTCATTCAAATCGATACGCGGCCAGATGATAGATTTGCGTTCAATTTAGAGATTGGAGGCTGGATTAGCTGGCGAACTTGGTAA
- a CDS encoding sigma-70 family RNA polymerase sigma factor has translation MEAFNQPPNDRDQIQQALKDQIQQALLFSPDSPDRQRCLIRIHALVMQSGKLWRDSRPYYNDAVQDMWQECFSNLEEYDPAVQLVTTWLNDHLRRALRRYKDRQQRDLNRHRTRVKGDDGQEAPIVNFLTSRPDAAEAQEKILNPVLKWVEADADGKLQKRIFGKRPDINVQSVILKRIPPQSKGWNTICTEFGLSEEESTALPKWYHRYCKPVLREFGTQAGLL, from the coding sequence ATGGAAGCCTTCAATCAGCCCCCGAATGACCGCGACCAGATTCAGCAAGCCCTCAAAGACCAGATTCAGCAAGCCCTGCTCTTTTCACCTGACAGCCCCGATCGCCAAAGATGCCTTATTCGTATCCATGCTTTAGTAATGCAATCGGGCAAGCTATGGCGAGATTCCAGACCTTATTACAACGATGCCGTTCAAGATATGTGGCAGGAGTGTTTCAGCAACCTAGAAGAGTATGATCCAGCTGTTCAGCTCGTCACCACCTGGCTAAACGATCATTTGAGGCGGGCTCTACGTCGGTATAAAGATCGCCAACAGCGAGACCTGAATCGACACCGTACAAGAGTCAAAGGTGACGATGGTCAAGAAGCCCCAATCGTTAACTTTTTGACAAGCCGCCCCGACGCTGCCGAAGCACAGGAAAAGATCTTGAATCCTGTGCTTAAGTGGGTCGAAGCTGATGCTGATGGTAAGCTGCAAAAGCGCATTTTTGGGAAACGCCCAGACATCAACGTTCAGTCAGTAATCCTCAAGCGGATTCCGCCGCAATCCAAAGGTTGGAACACGATCTGCACTGAATTTGGTCTATCTGAAGAGGAATCCACTGCTTTACCAAAGTGGTATCACCGTTACTGCAAACCTGTGCTAAGGGAGTTTGGCACTCAAGCGGGTCTTTTATAA
- a CDS encoding DUF1822 family protein, whose translation MSSHPDRQNNSDILVLIRQSSLETARAFASEASDPAKGEQIFLNTLSVLSVHEYLSILGIATDVTQGDSWQTHLRLIDNPADLYLIERGLIECIPVSPNTSEVPVSPDIQLRRVAYLIVELQEPFQEAQLKGFGTACEITRDKLLINQLHPTSDLPQHLAKFHSSQLCQWFQGRIEAIWQPPEQIIATRYPAFRFRAQSGPILRKARSTILKSEVGLPLQLGLVIAAKSNDEAICVSVQLHPGIQKDPEANVGCTLPAGVSLELRSDEEETIQSVSARSTPSDTFIQLNPFEGLPNEQYQIRVSLGNQEEIEILSF comes from the coding sequence ATGTCTTCTCACCCTGATCGACAAAACAATAGTGATATCCTCGTCCTCATTAGGCAAAGCTCGCTAGAGACCGCAAGAGCCTTTGCCTCAGAAGCCTCCGACCCGGCTAAAGGCGAGCAAATCTTCCTGAACACCTTGTCGGTGCTATCGGTTCATGAATACTTGAGCATCCTGGGTATTGCGACAGATGTCACTCAAGGAGATAGCTGGCAAACTCACCTGCGACTCATCGACAATCCCGCCGACCTCTATTTGATTGAGCGGGGCTTGATCGAATGTATCCCAGTTTCACCTAATACGTCAGAAGTCCCCGTTTCACCAGACATTCAACTCAGGCGCGTAGCCTATCTCATTGTCGAACTCCAAGAACCTTTCCAAGAAGCCCAACTAAAAGGGTTTGGAACAGCTTGTGAAATTACCCGCGACAAGCTATTGATTAACCAACTCCATCCAACATCTGATCTGCCGCAACACCTAGCGAAATTCCACTCTAGTCAATTATGTCAATGGTTCCAAGGACGTATTGAAGCCATCTGGCAACCCCCAGAGCAAATTATTGCTACTCGTTATCCAGCTTTCCGCTTTAGAGCTCAATCTGGCCCCATTCTCAGAAAGGCACGATCCACTATCTTGAAAAGTGAGGTCGGTCTTCCGCTTCAACTCGGCCTGGTCATTGCAGCAAAATCAAATGATGAGGCTATTTGTGTGAGTGTTCAACTTCATCCAGGCATCCAAAAGGATCCTGAGGCGAATGTAGGCTGTACCTTGCCAGCAGGCGTTTCACTGGAATTGCGCTCAGACGAAGAAGAAACGATACAAAGTGTGTCAGCACGCTCTACTCCATCAGATACCTTTATTCAACTCAACCCTTTTGAAGGCTTACCAAACGAGCAATATCAAATTCGCGTCAGTTTAGGCAATCAAGAAGAAATTGAAATTTTATCTTTTTAA
- a CDS encoding CHAT domain-containing protein yields MRHSALLSLTALTALLVPTLEVAATSQKPNLEPETGVLSALKMLSTAGNQPEIEPLGWKTEATQNLAQTDSRQVEANRLSQQGIEQYKARQIYAALQFLEPALAIYREIGDRAGEEQVLWYLGNAYLSLDEYQQAINFYEQSLAITREIGDRTGERTSLGQLGNAHHSLGEYRQAIDFYEQSLAIAREIGDRAGEGFDLWHLGLSYDDLSEYQQAIDLYEQSLAITREVGDHTWKSALLERLGLVYRHLGEYQQAIDRLEQQLAITREFSDRGGEGRALGNLGLTYRLLGDYQKAIDLLEHSLAITREVGDRRGEGSALGSLGFVYNNLGDYQKAIDLLWQSLTITREISDRAGEGNALNVLGSTYSGLGDYQQAINFYEQSLAITREIGDLMGEENALGNLGTVYASLGQYQQAIAIYGQSLAITREIGDLAGEAIDLGNLGVVYARLGQYAEAATLLFRSVGTFESLRTNLPDAQLVSIADTQAYAYANLEWALISQEKIVEALTITERGRGRAFVLQLASRLATEEERAALEASPVAQVPTVAEIQQIARDTNTTLVTYSLIFDQALYIWVVKPSGDIEFRSVEFEGGGDGSPVVNPIASIDGPVYRSATPDSALTTLVNDSRSAVNESSNPNTPQLQELHEVLIDPIADLLPSNPNAQVAFIPQGQLFLVPFAALQDEDGTYLIEKHTILTAPSIQVFGLANEAGQGTENRAQEIGMNSQNALIVGNPTMPTVWLPNEEGSLAETQLSYLSGAKAEAEAIGEFFNIPVLTGEQATEARIKQELPNASLIHLATHGLLEYGIPESSGVLDVPGAVALAPGDGEDGLLTSAEILQMDLQADLAILSACDTGRGRITGDGVVGLSRALITVGVPSVIVSLWAVNDDSTSILMQRFYEFLVTGELTKAEALRQAQLSLLYDEDVSTRLDALRTGAAPQYREGFEPLGDRHPYHWAPFVLIGNGQ; encoded by the coding sequence ATGCGCCACTCTGCACTGCTCAGCCTAACAGCTCTTACGGCCCTCCTTGTTCCTACCCTGGAGGTCGCCGCAACCTCTCAGAAACCAAATTTAGAGCCAGAAACCGGGGTTCTCTCGGCCCTCAAAATGCTAAGCACCGCTGGTAACCAGCCAGAGATTGAGCCATTAGGCTGGAAAACAGAGGCAACCCAGAATTTGGCCCAAACCGACAGCCGTCAAGTCGAAGCAAATCGCCTCTCTCAACAAGGCATTGAACAGTACAAAGCTAGACAGATTTACGCAGCCTTGCAGTTTTTGGAACCAGCCCTGGCAATTTATCGTGAGATTGGTGATCGTGCTGGGGAAGAACAAGTCCTATGGTATTTGGGCAATGCTTATCTCAGTTTGGATGAATATCAGCAAGCTATCAATTTCTATGAGCAAAGCCTAGCTATTACTCGTGAAATCGGCGATCGCACTGGGGAACGTACCTCTCTAGGACAACTGGGTAATGCACACCATAGTTTGGGTGAATATCGGCAAGCCATTGACTTCTATGAGCAAAGTCTAGCGATCGCCCGCGAAATCGGCGATCGTGCTGGGGAGGGGTTCGACTTATGGCATTTGGGACTTTCTTACGATGATCTGAGCGAATATCAGCAAGCCATTGACCTTTATGAGCAAAGTCTAGCCATTACCCGTGAGGTTGGTGATCACACCTGGAAAAGTGCTTTGCTAGAAAGGCTGGGCCTTGTCTACAGGCATTTAGGAGAATATCAACAGGCCATTGACCGTCTGGAGCAACAGCTAGCGATCACCCGTGAGTTTAGCGATCGTGGTGGAGAGGGACGCGCTTTGGGGAATTTGGGCCTTACCTATCGACTTTTGGGCGACTATCAAAAAGCCATCGACCTTTTAGAGCATAGTTTAGCAATCACTCGTGAGGTTGGTGATCGTCGTGGGGAAGGCAGCGCTTTGGGAAGCCTGGGCTTCGTCTACAACAATCTGGGTGACTATCAGAAAGCCATCGACCTTTTGTGGCAGTCACTAACAATTACCCGCGAAATCAGCGATCGTGCTGGGGAAGGAAACGCCTTAAACGTTCTAGGTTCGACTTACAGCGGCTTGGGCGACTATCAGCAAGCTATCAATTTCTATGAGCAAAGCCTAGCTATTACTCGTGAGATTGGCGATCTCATGGGAGAAGAAAATGCGCTGGGGAATTTGGGCACTGTTTACGCTAGCCTCGGTCAATATCAGCAAGCTATTGCCATCTATGGGCAAAGTCTAGCTATTACTCGTGAGATTGGCGATCTCGCTGGGGAAGCAATCGACCTGGGGAATTTGGGCGTTGTCTACGCTAGGCTTGGCCAATATGCTGAGGCCGCAACGCTCTTATTCCGATCTGTGGGCACTTTTGAGTCCTTAAGAACCAACCTTCCTGATGCTCAATTGGTTTCTATCGCTGATACTCAAGCTTACGCCTACGCCAATCTGGAATGGGCCTTAATTTCTCAGGAAAAGATCGTAGAAGCCCTCACTATTACCGAGCGCGGACGGGGGCGGGCGTTTGTGTTGCAGTTGGCTAGCCGCCTTGCTACGGAGGAAGAACGCGCCGCCTTGGAAGCCAGTCCCGTGGCTCAGGTGCCCACCGTAGCGGAAATCCAACAAATTGCCCGCGACACTAATACCACCCTAGTTACCTATTCCCTCATCTTTGACCAGGCCCTCTACATCTGGGTCGTGAAGCCTTCCGGTGACATCGAGTTTCGCTCGGTTGAGTTCGAGGGTGGCGGTGACGGTAGCCCAGTCGTAAACCCGATCGCATCCATTGATGGACCCGTCTACCGCAGCGCTACTCCCGACTCTGCCCTCACCACACTAGTCAACGACTCCCGCTCTGCCGTCAACGAGAGCAGCAACCCCAACACCCCCCAACTGCAAGAACTGCATGAGGTGCTGATCGATCCGATCGCCGATCTCCTCCCCAGTAACCCCAATGCCCAGGTTGCCTTCATTCCCCAAGGCCAGCTGTTCCTCGTGCCCTTTGCGGCCTTGCAAGACGAAGATGGCACCTACCTGATTGAAAAACACACCATCCTCACCGCCCCGTCGATTCAGGTCTTTGGGTTGGCTAATGAAGCAGGACAGGGGACAGAAAACAGGGCACAGGAAATAGGCATGAATAGCCAGAATGCCCTAATAGTTGGAAATCCCACCATGCCCACCGTGTGGTTGCCCAACGAAGAGGGCAGCCTCGCAGAAACCCAACTCTCTTACTTGAGCGGTGCCAAAGCCGAAGCCGAGGCCATTGGCGAGTTCTTCAACATCCCTGTGCTGACGGGGGAGCAGGCCACCGAAGCCCGCATCAAACAAGAGTTACCCAACGCCTCCCTCATCCATCTCGCGACCCACGGTCTGCTGGAATACGGCATTCCCGAATCCTCCGGCGTGCTCGACGTACCTGGTGCGGTGGCACTGGCTCCCGGCGATGGCGAAGATGGCCTCCTCACCTCCGCCGAAATTCTGCAAATGGACTTACAGGCTGACCTCGCGATTCTCAGTGCCTGCGATACCGGACGGGGACGGATTACCGGCGATGGCGTCGTAGGATTATCCCGCGCTCTGATTACCGTCGGGGTGCCTAGCGTCATAGTGTCGCTCTGGGCGGTGAACGACGACAGCACCAGCATCTTGATGCAGCGCTTCTACGAATTTCTTGTAACGGGCGAACTTACCAAAGCCGAAGCACTGCGGCAGGCGCAACTCAGTTTGCTATACGACGAAGATGTATCCACTCGCCTGGATGCCCTTCGCACCGGAGCTGCCCCTCAGTATCGGGAAGGCTTTGAACCGCTGGGCGATCGCCATCCCTATCACTGGGCACCCTTTGTCTTAATCGGCAATGGGCAGTAA
- a CDS encoding tetratricopeptide repeat protein, which produces MPMHYPVKLFGLVAIATLIAPTIQAPGFSETTQQIRLQQDTFPVLTQTASNSERKAEADRLFDQGNELFSVSQFREALQFWEAALEIYRETDIREAFPEESYQLEGITLGNLGAAYASLGQYQQAIDLYEQQLIIAREIGYRRGEGIALGNLSFAYFQLGQLQRAINYSEQALTIAREIEDRQGEGVAFRNLGLVYSLLGEYSKAIDLHEQSLTISREIGNLEGESSALGNLGIVYQGLGQYLEAIDLYEQQLFIVREIDDRQGEANALGNLGLAYLSVGQTQQAIDFYEQVLTITREIGDRQGEGTTLANLGLSYLNLAQYSQAIDFYEQALTITREIGDRQGQGLTLGNLGIIYSILDQYSKAIDFYEQSLEIVREVGDRATEGLILGSLGKLLNDQGKQELAVIFLKASVEVRESIRGYIAGLDTELKQSFTDTIADDYRFLADLLLQQNRILEAQRVLDLLKVQELDESLRSVQGSRDTETGVGFWQIEEELLALYEQVTEESTDLAELQAQDYDSLSLEQQQRLTELRQRYETVQNQFIAFLDLPEVQALLEQIEDETDGQNVDIERQHRKLQNRLQDLPQETALLYPLILSDRLELVLVTADGPPLRFPIAVAGADLNRKIVAFGQALKSPGSDIQPLAQELYMLLFAELEATLDQAGIESIIYAPDGALRYVPLAALYDGEQYLADRFSISHIVAASLTDFALPPDKDQRQLLAAACAECSFTITVGDREFPFGDLPYTEAEVTSLAEQMPDTTVLLNQDFSLKELENRLNNYSILHLATHGAVVENAPAQSFVVLGSGEQVSLETIRNSWSLDAELVVLSACETAVGSEELGSGVEILGLGYQMQEAGAQAVLASLWKVSDPGTQALMSAFYEALAQGMTKGEALQAAQRAMIDGSSTVSDADDPRAGARPVSRDGAAINGNHPGYSHPYYWAPFILIGNGL; this is translated from the coding sequence ATGCCAATGCACTACCCTGTCAAGCTGTTTGGTTTAGTCGCGATCGCCACCCTCATTGCCCCCACTATTCAAGCACCAGGATTCTCGGAAACAACTCAGCAAATCCGCCTCCAGCAAGATACCTTTCCCGTCTTAACTCAAACAGCTAGCAACTCAGAGCGCAAAGCCGAAGCTGATCGCCTATTCGACCAAGGCAATGAACTATTTAGCGTTAGCCAATTTCGAGAAGCACTTCAGTTTTGGGAAGCGGCCTTGGAAATTTATCGAGAGACCGATATTCGGGAAGCGTTTCCGGAAGAAAGTTATCAGCTAGAAGGCATCACCCTAGGAAATTTAGGCGCTGCTTATGCATCTTTAGGCCAGTATCAACAGGCCATTGATCTTTACGAGCAACAACTCATTATCGCCCGAGAAATTGGCTATCGCCGAGGCGAAGGCATTGCTCTAGGCAACTTGAGCTTCGCTTACTTTCAGTTGGGACAGTTGCAAAGAGCCATCAACTATTCTGAACAAGCCCTTACCATTGCCCGCGAAATTGAAGACCGCCAAGGCGAAGGTGTAGCCTTCAGGAATTTAGGTCTTGTTTATTCTCTCTTAGGTGAATACTCGAAAGCTATCGATCTCCACGAGCAAAGTCTCACTATTTCTCGTGAGATTGGCAATCTTGAAGGAGAGAGCAGCGCCTTGGGTAATTTAGGCATTGTGTATCAAGGCTTAGGTCAATACTTAGAGGCCATTGATCTTTATGAACAACAGCTTTTCATCGTTCGCGAAATTGATGATCGTCAAGGGGAAGCCAATGCTTTAGGTAATTTGGGACTTGCCTACTTGTCTGTAGGGCAAACTCAGCAAGCTATTGATTTCTACGAACAAGTGCTTACTATTACTCGTGAAATTGGCGACCGCCAAGGCGAGGGTACAACCTTAGCTAATCTAGGTCTTTCCTATTTGAATCTGGCTCAATATTCCCAAGCCATTGATTTCTACGAACAAGCGCTTACTATTACTCGTGAAATTGGTGACCGTCAAGGACAAGGTCTAACCTTAGGCAATTTGGGCATAATCTATTCAATCTTGGATCAGTATTCGAAGGCCATTGACTTTTATGAACAATCCCTGGAGATCGTCCGAGAAGTTGGAGATCGCGCTACTGAGGGTTTGATTTTAGGCAGTTTAGGTAAGCTCTTAAACGATCAAGGGAAGCAGGAACTGGCAGTCATTTTCCTCAAAGCCTCAGTTGAAGTGCGCGAATCCATTCGTGGTTATATTGCTGGGCTTGATACTGAGTTGAAACAGTCCTTTACCGACACTATCGCTGATGACTACCGTTTTCTAGCTGATCTTCTTCTCCAACAAAATCGCATTCTCGAAGCCCAGCGCGTGCTCGACCTGCTCAAGGTTCAGGAACTGGATGAGTCTCTGCGGAGTGTTCAAGGCAGCAGAGACACCGAAACTGGCGTGGGGTTCTGGCAGATTGAGGAAGAATTGCTGGCGTTGTATGAGCAAGTCACCGAAGAATCCACTGATCTGGCTGAGTTACAGGCTCAAGACTACGACAGTCTCAGTCTGGAGCAACAGCAGCGCCTCACCGAACTGCGGCAGCGCTATGAAACGGTTCAAAATCAGTTCATCGCCTTTCTTGACCTGCCCGAAGTACAAGCGCTTTTAGAACAGATTGAAGACGAGACCGATGGTCAAAATGTTGACATTGAGCGACAGCATCGCAAACTGCAAAACCGGCTGCAAGATCTACCTCAAGAAACAGCGCTACTGTATCCGCTGATTTTGAGTGATCGCCTCGAACTTGTACTCGTTACTGCCGATGGCCCACCGTTGCGCTTTCCCATTGCCGTTGCAGGGGCTGACCTCAATCGCAAAATTGTCGCCTTTGGGCAAGCCCTTAAATCCCCCGGCAGCGATATTCAACCGCTGGCCCAAGAGCTTTACATGCTGCTCTTCGCCGAGTTGGAAGCGACGCTAGACCAGGCGGGCATCGAGTCGATCATCTACGCGCCGGATGGAGCCCTGCGCTACGTGCCCCTGGCCGCCCTTTACGATGGCGAGCAATACCTGGCCGATCGCTTTAGCATCAGTCATATTGTGGCCGCTTCCCTGACTGACTTTGCCCTGCCGCCAGATAAAGACCAGCGACAACTGCTAGCGGCGGCCTGTGCCGAGTGCAGCTTTACGATTACGGTGGGGGACAGGGAGTTTCCCTTTGGTGACTTGCCCTACACCGAGGCTGAGGTGACCTCTCTGGCCGAGCAAATGCCCGACACCACTGTGCTACTCAACCAAGACTTTAGCCTTAAAGAACTCGAGAATCGCCTGAACAACTACTCGATCTTGCATTTGGCGACCCACGGTGCAGTGGTCGAAAATGCTCCAGCGCAGTCGTTTGTGGTGCTAGGCAGTGGTGAGCAGGTCAGCTTAGAAACAATTCGCAATAGCTGGAGCCTCGATGCGGAGTTGGTGGTGCTCAGTGCCTGTGAAACCGCTGTCGGTAGTGAGGAGTTAGGCAGCGGCGTGGAGATTTTGGGGCTGGGCTATCAGATGCAGGAAGCGGGAGCGCAAGCGGTGCTGGCGTCCCTCTGGAAGGTCAGCGATCCGGGCACTCAGGCGTTGATGTCGGCGTTTTATGAGGCGTTGGCGCAGGGCATGACCAAGGGGGAGGCATTGCAGGCTGCACAGCGGGCGATGATTGATGGTAGCAGTACCGTCAGTGATGCAGACGATCCACGGGCGGGTGCGCGGCCCGTCAGTCGTGATGGGGCAGCGATCAACGGCAATCATCCTGGATACAGCCATCCTTACTACTGGGCACCGTTCATCCTCATTGGTAATGGATTATAG